In Xylanibacter ruminicola 23, a single genomic region encodes these proteins:
- a CDS encoding sigma factor: MKYKVIINELKETADPNVLAFLKDVENKKRLSCKDRQYYLTRLHEPGVDEIIVNDHIPAIIRVAYSYSQKTKKLTFLDLVGEGVVGVYKFIERYKHRKGANDRLLRRYVIQAIQRVICKQECPLAFCSFDEEDPQLYKDAASDWALASRQNLKVKDVTANERNAYGVRVKRCCASCMFKDMTRATATRYCTKKEHKVNPRDVCDLWKMDELFANLIPGAKTDNNNY, encoded by the coding sequence ATGAAGTATAAAGTAATTATTAATGAGTTAAAGGAAACAGCCGATCCAAACGTGTTGGCATTCCTAAAAGATGTAGAGAACAAGAAACGGTTGAGTTGCAAAGATCGTCAGTACTACCTGACTCGTTTGCACGAACCAGGTGTTGACGAAATTATTGTGAATGATCACATCCCGGCGATTATCCGTGTGGCTTATTCGTACAGCCAGAAAACCAAGAAACTTACTTTTCTTGATTTGGTAGGCGAGGGTGTAGTGGGTGTTTACAAGTTTATCGAAAGGTATAAACATCGTAAAGGTGCCAACGACCGCCTGCTCCGTCGGTATGTCATCCAAGCCATTCAGCGTGTTATCTGTAAACAGGAGTGCCCGTTGGCCTTCTGTAGTTTCGACGAGGAAGATCCACAGCTTTATAAAGATGCTGCATCCGACTGGGCATTAGCTTCACGACAGAATCTGAAGGTGAAGGATGTAACGGCTAACGAGCGAAATGCCTACGGTGTAAGGGTGAAAAGATGCTGTGCCAGTTGCATGTTTAAGGATATGACGAGGGCTACAGCCACGCGCTACTGTACGAAAAAAGAGCATAAGGTGAATCCTCGCGATGTGTGCGACTTGTGGAAGATGGACGAACTGTTTGCGAATTTAATTCCCGGTGCTAAAACCGATAATAATAACTATTAA
- a CDS encoding DUF3127 domain-containing protein — MKTIILRVKKCGVMTTVQSEKSENGMLNKRTLVLQELGGKYENSYVVTTLGNLATIEFAEGELVIANLRFQTREYNGQAFMDVIANEICKIKD; from the coding sequence ATGAAAACAATTATTTTGAGGGTGAAAAAGTGCGGAGTAATGACTACCGTGCAGAGTGAGAAATCGGAAAACGGCATGCTTAACAAGCGCACGTTGGTGCTTCAGGAGCTTGGTGGTAAGTACGAGAATAGCTATGTGGTAACCACACTTGGTAACCTGGCTACTATCGAGTTTGCCGAGGGCGAACTGGTGATAGCTAATCTGCGATTCCAGACTCGTGAGTATAACGGACAGGCGTTTATGGATGTAATTGCAAACGAAATTTGCAAGATTAAAGATTAA